In Zingiber officinale cultivar Zhangliang chromosome 1A, Zo_v1.1, whole genome shotgun sequence, the DNA window TTCAATGAAGATAAAGGAGaggataaggaaaaaaaaaacatgaatcaGATAACGCCGATGCTAGAGAAACCTGATCAAGTTCCACCGGCTGTCATAAAAAAGAAGTTAAGAGAACAATCTTAAGATAATAATGGCTCATCATCAACGCATACACATGGAATTATCAAGAATTCTACATCCTGCCGTAAATAATTAGGTATGCACATTACGCACCACCCAGGAACATTCACCATTGAGATCGAAGTCATCGAACACTATAGACGGGTAGACTGTTAAATTTTTACAAACAATGCATcacaatcaataaaaaaaatctgaGTTCTTTGATGGCGAAACTCCATTCTTtttacgcaacaaaggtataaacaCATAATTGTTCTACACAACAAGCCCAATCTTATTTCTTCCCCGTAGTGACTCCAACAACAACATTGCTCACCTGCAtacatctaaatttttttaatggtCTTTAAACTTCGTAGAGAACACAGATCAAGGCTTACCAGTTTTCCACTTTCGTCCACTGTCATGGGATTTTCAACCACAACTGTTGTATTTGGAACTCGAGAAGAATGCTACGGAAACCAcaataaaatgaataaataaaagaattataTGAAATAGTGAAAGTTAAGAGAGTTAGAAAGCCGAATACACAACTGATGTTGATGGCCGGATAGGTGCAGTCTCATTGGGCCTTGGTGCTTCAGGGGCAGGAATTCTCATATTTGGCATCTTGAATAACACAATGATTGTCAGAAAAGGTAATGAAAATAGGACGCAACCACAACTAAGCCTTATCCTACTAGGTGAGATCAACTAAGATGATGAAATAggatgaaaggaaaaaaaaagaagttacACTCAAATTATACCCCAACATTAGTAATGTAATGGCAAATTGCACATTTGACAGATGACGCTCCATATGGGTACATCAGTGTTGTACGACAATTGCCGCAGTTCACATGAGAAACTTGATTTGCTGCATTTAACAAGATATAGGAAAGCAGATTCAAAATCAATCAAAATGTCACcataaaacaaaatttctactCACTACGGTTCACATACTAGTATCAATTGTAGCAACCATAGTAATGTGTGTAGTAAGGATTGAAGAATCATGAGTGAGCATGCCGATGCTTCGTATATGGTTTCACTTAGTAGTCAGTTGATTCTCCAAATTAGTATTGTGTAATTTATGAGTTAGCATTGATGCTTGAAAGCTGTCAGTCCAAGTGTCATTTATAAATGTAATTTATCTGTTAATTAAATAAACTCGCAGGTTCTGTGAAGAGCACAAGATCATTTGGGTAATCAGTGCCAGGGACGGGACCCTATCAACTAGCTCATACCATGGATGACAAACAGCTCATCTTGGGAGATAACGTGCTTGGCTTGGTAGAGCATCTTGACAACATAAGCTGCAAGAAGACTGGAGAGGTCGAGAGGCGACTAAAGTGAATGGACCTTCATAAATCATAATTATGATATTACAAAATtactaaataataatattaaatatatgttgcaTGTTTTTTCCATATAACAGTGCATGGGCCTTCAAAATGATATTTTAGAAATGCTAATATTATACATTTGTTTCTTATTCCCGTATAAACatttaataattttgaactaagaTACCTAAATATTTGATTAGCAATTTAAAATAGTTTATTTTGATTGTTACGGTGTCATTCTCAATACTGATAACatcttttttttcaaaatattatcatTATTTAAGTATTACAAGATATTAGATCTAGTATCAGATTTACAAAATAGTTATACAATAAGGATATTTGAATTTATGGATGCTTTTTTTTCTATCCAACAACTTATACAGCTTATTAttagttttcattttcattttcattttcattcatattcatatttctttatttattgtTAATTATTGTGTTTTATATGATAGTTCACAGCTTATTGTTTTATAATATACCTCAGTGCTTCATAAGTTAGACttgattattaatttttccttaaatCAAGTTGCTCCCTCTCTCTTATCAACACAGATACCAACTTTCCACTGCTCTTGGATCTCATGTTCATATCTCTCTCTTCCACATTAATCTCTGGATGCTGTTTTGTCTTGTGTGTTGCATCATTTCAAGGTACAGATATTGCATAGTAGCATGGGATTCAAATGAAGGGCAACAAGCCGATGCTGGGTGGAATTAACTAGTAGACATGTTTACTCCCACATTTAAACATTATATTTCTCTACACTAGGGAAGAAATATATTGATTAGCTGATTGTAACAAAATTTGACCAAATTTCATGCCAATTAAATAGTATTCTCTCAATATGAAGTTTATTTTCAGCCAGGTAGATTTTGAGCATGTCATGAATTTCAATGAGAAAGTCATGTGCCCCAGCTGATCACGATCCAACTCATCTGACTGGAATAGAGTTGACGTTTTTTGGAAACAATGGGAAAAACATTAAATCTACGAGAAGACTCACTCTACTACAATGTTAAGGGAATATAGTTGTATTATATGAAATGCATATAAAACTCCCTCATTATTCCTGATAGCTAAATACTCCAAGCAGGATTCAATTTATACAAACACTCGTATAACTTATAACTATCAACTCTGATGCTTTATATATAATCATTGTTTATTATTAGAAATTCCATCCCCTGTCCATGAGGGTAAAAAATTGACTTAAAAAAATTAGCAGCAGTTGAAATATCATGTTAAAGAAAAGCTATACTAATTGAATGTCTAAAGAACTGGACTTAAAAAGGGAGGTTCCTTCCCAAATCCCAACGATTTTCTGACATTCTTAAATAACATTCAGAGGACAAGAGCTGAGGAAAAGAGTTCCTCAATTTTGGTTGTGTGAGAGATGGACTTCCTTTTCTCCAATTATTATCACGGATGATTAAGTTACCAACCTCTGATACAGGTGACTCTATAACTCTTGAACATTTCATTGTATAAATGGAAAATTATGGAGGTCTCACAAAAACATGTAGTCACTCCTCACAAAAGATGTCATGGAGGactgttttttattttttgtcgGTATCCGCATTTGTCATAGAAGCAATTTTATTATCTCAATGCACGTTTAAGAAGATAGTGCATATCTTAAATAATTGTTGTAAATCACTAGAAAGTGATGTTAAAGTTAACTAACCAAGAAGAAGGGAAAATCAACTACAAATAAAGTAATAGATACCTGATATAGTGTGATTGATTGTGTTACAGCAGGAACATCTTACACTTGTTGCACCACGAGCATACATTAACATTGTTCGACAGCCACAACATAACAATTGAGCCATATCCATTCCTGTGAAGTTCATATTAGGCTTGCCTATATAACTAAAAcgataaaaagaaaaattatccgCTTAAGTTAAGAGGAACAGTAGTACCTCAATTTAACATATAATGCAATAACAAGTATCTAAGGGagcgtttggtttgtattttctaggttattttctattttcagtttttgagaaaatgaaaaatgcgtttggtttgtattttccaCGTTGTTTTCTAAAAAACGAGAGAGTGTTTTCTAAGAAAACAAAAACTGCAGAAAAGTCATTTTTCAAAAAACGGAAAAATGCAGTTTTCTGAAAATGAAAACGAAAATACAaacaaaccaaacgccccctaagcaATCCTGGTTAGACAAAAAGATGAAACCGCTGAGACAATAATTGTTGGTTATAGAGCAGAAATGCATAGCCCTCTGCACCCACAAGGGCATCATGTCAATTCTAAACTGTATAATGTTGACTAGGCAAGAAGTAGCCTAATATTCATGCCTGACTGGCAACAAAAACAGATGTCCTTTCCATAAAAAGGGGAGGCAAATAAACCCAGTTTCTCACCCTTATGAGATTTAAAAGCTCTTAGAAAGGCATTATGAGACAGTGAAATGACTTGAAACTCAATTCACTACTATCAGTAATCAACACCATTAATGTGTTCTGATGAATAATTGAATATCACAGAGCCAAATTAACATGGAAATTGAATGGATATGACTCTGTCAAAGAACCCGTTGAGATGTTGTTACAAGACAGTTGACCAGAACTATTGGGGCCAAAAGTATTGAACTATCAAATGATAGGAGAAAAATGCAAACCCAGATATCAAATCCTCTTGCATCTCATAGGTTGGTAAGAGAATAGAGGGGGAGGAGGGATAGTATACCCAAAAAGTTGAATTTCCTTGGGTGCCTATATTTTTAGTGTAAGTAAATTATATTAAACTAACTAGTTTGCTATGTACACAAGTGACTCATAGGTTATTCACATTGAAAATTTAAACTGCATAGTACATGAGAGGCTATAGAAACAAAACAAAATCATCCAAACATAAGCATTACTTGATAGTTGTTCACAACAGATTTTATAAGTCAATTTATTTTAGACAAAAACTATGTCTACTTGTATGTTAGACAGTAATATAGTTTATTAATTACTGTTGCCACTTGATGTTGAAACGCATGGCTGAAAAGAAAAGCAACTAAATGTTTGTCGTAATGGTATCAGGTTGGaagcataacttttttttttcttttgccacAACCAGATTTCTATGATATGAAAATAACTTAAATCAACAAACGTAAATGGGGTACCTGGAGCAGCTCGGGTGACTGTGCTGCATATCGCACAACGCACCTCCATCGATCCCCTTGGGTAAAGAAGGACACTCCTGCATCCGCAGCAAACAATTTGGCTCTGCATAGCTGAATCGTGTCTATCACGACAATTGGCTGCTGATCCTACGATTCTCGAGATGCATAACAATACGAAATCAATCAATAAAAAAGATTGTACactaacaataaaaaaaaactcataaaAAAATACGCCAGATAAGAACCGAGATAACATTGCCCATGTCTAATGGACGAAAAAGGTCAAGAAAAACAACAAATGTTTAATCGTCGATATATTTCCCCAACTGTAGAAAAAGAGGCATTGCGATCAACGGCTAGACACATAGATACAATCTTTAACAGAATAAAGTTCGAACAAAAAAAGTGCAAATATCTACATATAAACATCCGATTAAGAATAAAAGAAGCTATTCGAGTAGCAGGGTTGCCTGAGTCACAGATTGACAGCAAATCGGGAAGGATCACACCCAAACAAGCAACAGCGGCAAATAACAGGGCAAAGGAAAAGGTACCTAAACATCGAAATCGAAGATACCTAAAAAGGGAATGATCAAGACAAAGAAGACGAATCATGGAGGTACCTTTGCCTCGACGACGGATGGAGCAATCAACGAAGCAGCTGTGTCCTCGTATCCTTTGGTGGGAGAAATGGATCAGGATCCGTTGACGGAAACGAAGCCGGGAGCAGATTTCTCTCCCTTTCTCGTCTTCTGTTTCTGTCCGCGTCGAGGTAGAATGACAGATAGCGTGGCGACGGAAGGAAAAATGGGGATGTGAATTTATACGGAAAGGTTAATAACATTAAAACGGGAGAACTTCTAGTTGGCCCCCTTATTTTTCACTTATTTTAATTATAGGTTTGCAAATCTCGGGTTAGTTTTTCTTGTCTTTAAAATATTTATGGTTTTGGAAATCAAAACACACaattcttaaataatttttcatcTTTTTATCATATTGATGCAGTAATATAATAATAGTTTTGGTCAAAAGTAACTCTAATCCTCgataaaattattctaaataaTTCTAAAATGTTGATGATTAATTTAAGGGCAAAAATAAAGACAACatccttatttttttattattaaaatatttaaaaaatattttgtggAACCAAATAAGCAATACAAGGGTCGGATTGATAAAATAGTAAATCCAATTGTTGAAATGGGCTGGGCCTTAAAATTGATAGACTCCAACAAGCCCAGCCCATCCCTTTGCTAGGCCCTCCAATGACGCCCTTATTCTTTGTTTGCTATTCAAATGCTCCGAAGACACTTTAGGTTATAAATGAATTAAACTTTTGTGAATAAGTTTAGTATTCAATTtagtaaaattaatttataattatttaatatatacAAGATGAATTAAATAAATAGGTTTGAATAgctcattaaactaaacaaacaaataaacatgAATATATATACGTTCAATTtattaatattcatgaacaatgttcgtgaacaatattcacgaatcatgtttgatccggtagtaagagtggccccccccccttttcttgcaaagtcaacgccaaggggaagtcaccggaacagccgcccactcagacgagagtgtggtccgaccggacggacgaccgtagacggccggtccgattggactgccggccggccgatggaatcgagtacccggaggggtccggccggctcgcacttatagttgggaggcaccctgtcaaatcggggttccgacgctcagttaaaaaggtcatggaccgagctgaccttttgaccgaccgcagtcataaagcacccctgtttgttagtctccacaaagcacaagtaaaccactgcggaggtccggtcggatgtttaggtatccgtccgctcggactacaagtttggagcaaaggaaaaggccagaggatttctttctttgacaacctgtaggtttcacgtgtgtgccatgctccaaatcttgtgacaggggattctgctgtcccatcgagggcatgctttgactgtagcgatatgggtcaggtaaactttctgacagccgcgtacctaggaaaggacatgtaagctttctgacagccgcatacctaggataggacagaggacacttatgcaccttggtacgcgtgcccaaacctttcacagctctatataaagaacctcaggtttcatcgacagagGATTCTGgggtacgtactctgagactttgggagccaccttgttcattgtaatttacctgacttgagcatcggagggtcgtcgccgggaacccccttcccggcccgacttctgtgcaggttagccggagcatcgcgccaccagtcggagatctacatcagcgagccagggagcgccacgtgcccaacgtctgttgatttctggttcgaacaggatcaatgttcattaataaaactcttatcaatatattaaataaaaaaataaaatgaataaataagtttaaattatcaaacttaataatcaatcaaataagtaaaaatttcaaataatcaaacaagcttaaatcGAGAGCTCAATAACATTTAAACTAATCAAATTcgaaccaagttcaagttaagcttgaattgaaagtccaataacatctaaacaaatcaaactcaagtCAAACTTCGAATAACttaaagctcataaaaaataaactaaaccaagcttaaacaataattttaaaaatttgattcgTTTTAAATTTGGCTTGAttactttatcaaataaatttgaacactCTAAAATTTGGCTCGACTCGTCTCAACTTGTTATAGTCTTATGCACAATTACGGTTTTGTCCTTGCACGTGGGATCACACACTTGGAATTTTGTTTCAGAAAAAAATAATAGCGTTGATTGCAGTTACCAAGAAAGTTCTTCAGCAACCTGCAGAATTTTTCTTTATATAGATTATTCAGATTAATTAAACCACTTTTGATTAAGCATAATTAACATCACTGATTAAGGGTTCCAGCTTCCAAGATATACGTATCATCAATGGCATCAGGTAAGTAATTATAGGTTAATTAATTATCATTTACTAGGTCTGAGCCAAACTAATCCATGTGATGAGCAGCAATGCATCCTTGTCTTATTCACCCTAAAAAAAATAGCAGTTAATTACTCAATCTAGCAGTTATTACTATGAAGAATCCATGTTTATTGTAtggtgaaaaaaaaattaagttattcaATAATCAATCAGATGTAGCGCCCACGAGAGATGTGCTTGAATTATTTTATACAGCTAGCAAAAATTAATATTACAGCTTACAGTATCAGAACACTCACTTGTACTCATCCAAATACACGAGAGAtctgatatttattttcttttaaaaactgtTTCTATAATCTGACAGTGAATGCGATGCCAAAATGAATGAGCTGTTGCTGTTGGTCAAGTTGAAGGTTAATTATCAATGTATCaagttatatatatttattaaaacataaacacgtaaataaataaataaataaataaataaataaatatgaacaGAGAGAGAAAGATTGCATGGCCTACCTGTTGGATTTAGGTCATGAGCTGTGGGATCTAAGATCATCAGATTCGACCGAAAGGTAGCTTCTtggaagaagcttcttcctccgagTGAAGAAAAAACAGTGTGAAGAAAAAACTCTTTTCTGATGgtattttttaagtataaaatcTTTGTTAGACTATGAAACTAAAATTGATCTTTCAAGCACCTAGTTCAACTACTAGTAGAGAGTTCAGTGAATTTAATACTTACTCATTGAGCGTTTAAGATCTCAAGGGAGGCATGGCCACATGTGAGGCAGCTGACTATGTTCTTTAACTATAGCTTTTGATTTCACGTAGGTAATTAAAGGAGTAGTGAAATGATATATTGCTCATTGAAGTAACATTAATTAGACAATGGCCACGCTAATAATTTAGACAAACACCAAACTTGATTTCGTCTCCCATGCTTGTCAATTCTCTCCAaataaactcaaaaaaaaaaaaaagttccatAGCAATAACATGGAACATGCATGCACATCTAAGAACTAGCTAATTCATCAAGAGTACACTCTTTCAGTGGACCGGTGACATCGTGGTGGCAGTGGTGGCGACGGTTGTGGTGATGGTGGTCGCCGACGATGTCCGCGGTGTCATCGCTTGCTTGATCACCACAACCGGGATcgggctcttcttcctcctctcctcttccaTCATCAACTCCATCCCGAAGCGGTCGAGCTTGTCGGCGTTGCTCTGCTCGGAGAGCTTTTTTCCTCTGAAGAGCAATGACTCCACATTTCTCTGTGAGAGAATGTCTTCGGCCGTTCGCATGAAGTTAGTCGGCGTGCAATTTCCGGACATTAAATTATTGGCCTAGAAGAAATTGGATTAGATAGAAGATTAACTACGAGGGCATAATTAGAGGAATTTGAAATGACTAAATTGGAAGTACGAAATGTACCTGGATGCGAATGTAATTATTCGCCCTGCAGTGTCCGAATGCCATGGCCACAGCTTGATCCACCtgcttaattgattaagaaaattatttttcgtgATAAGATAATAATATATTGACGTATTTTAATTATCcgagatattttattttgaattaaatttgttATTTATTTGTTATTCGCAGGTATTCCACCGTGGTTCGGTTGCCTGGATTATAGGTCAATCCTGCCCGTCCAATTATACGATCGGTTAACGATCGGTTAAAGTATTCGAGAATTTAACGGCTACGATTTGATCTTGTCCGTACCATGTCGGCGACGCCCTCGGCGGCGATCCTGAGGAGTTCTGCCGCTCCGATTGGGGAGGGTTCAGTAGGGGCGGTGCCGAGAGAAAGTACGAGGAGGCCCGCCATTCCTTCGGCGAAAGGGAACTCCTGCTTGTTGTGCAGAACGTGCGTGATGGCGGCGGCGGTAGGATTGGCCATAGCGACTCCGCCGCCTACCGCTGCCACCCGCGTCCGTCCGTCCACGGACTGCATCTCGACTGGGGCAGAGTCAGCGCAGGTGGCGGCGCACGCCTCCCACATCCGGAAGTCGAACCCGTCCGCCTCCACGGCGTCGGTCCGCGAGAAGAGGAATGGCGCCCCCGTCGCAAGGTCGTAGCACGGGATCAGTATCGGCTTGATGGCGTCCCTCAGGGTCGCGTCCCCGAACACACGGCGGAAGAAGCCGCCCGGCCGGCGGAAGACCCCGCGGAAGAGGCCGCCGCGGGAGGAGGCGAAGCCGCGGCCGCGACGGCGGCGGCTCTCGGACACGAGGAGGCGGAGCGCGTCGGCGGCCGAGAAGAGAGGGAGTCCGTCGTGGCCCCTCGTGAAGAGCATGGCGGCGAGGACGCCTCCGGCGCCCGATCCGGCAGCGACGTCGAAGAGGTCGGCAACTCGGGCGGATGGCTCGCCTGTATGGCGGCGGAGGGAAGATTCGAGCCGATCGAGGGCGGCGGCTGCGAGGAGGACGTCGGAGGGGCGGTCTCCGCCGTCGATGGACAGGACGCGAATCCTTCCACCAGAGCCACCGGACTTCTCCAGTGATGCGGCGGTGGAGGAGGCGAAGAGGAACTTGCTCTCGAGGAAGGAAAAGATCTCATAGCTCAGCTTGTCGGCGTCGATGAATGCCATTAGAGTCACAGCCGCAAGCAGCTCGAATTGGGGATGGCGGAGACCCGCGTTCGTTTGCCGCTTAAATAGAGAGGGGCGCGCACGTTAGAGGCGCCACCATCCACCGCCGGATAGCCCCGCCTGGCGGATCTGGCACCGTGCGGGCCGTACGATGCAAATCGAACAGTCGTTGTGCGTCGCGGAAGGTGGCGCGAAGGTGGGAGGTCGATCTGTGGCGGGCGACACGGCGAGCAGTCGGCATGGTCTCGTGCACGTGCGGATGGTTCGGCCACCGACGGACTCGGTGAGGCGAGCCGATTGGAGATCGGACGGTAGAGATGTGTCGATGGGAGGTACGTGTCCGGAGACGAGGAGACAAGATCTGATCGCCAACCAGGATAGGCGACGTGCCCTTACCTCGAAGTGCCGCGTGCACCCATGACAATAATGCTGATTTACTGATAATAATGATTATCTCGATCCCACTAAAATTTTGGTTACCTGGATAAATTAAGCACTCGTTGATCAACTCACAAATCTAACCTCCTTTAATTATGTCatcatttcaaaaaaaaaaattcctataaatacatTATAACTGATGTTTGAATCATGAATATCTTGATAACAATTTAGATATCCTATTGTGACACCATGatataaatttcttttaaaaatctattaaaatcgGACACTAGTATTTTCCAATAAAACTCACCATTACATTTTGCCTTATAACGCTCACCCCAACGTCTCTGCCAATCCGTTccaaggtcaacacggagaaggtaaatcacggacggctactagcctttagaatagtgactagcatataaAGGAGGTATTTACCTCAGCTTTATTGAGATTCGAACGCTAGAACTCATTGTGACAACACCTTATACGTTAGCCACCTTATAAATAACAAGAACATTAAACACATGGATGGAATTAAAAATTAGTTCTCATTTCTCGTCTTTTGTGAAGCACGCCATTAAAATAGCCTTATAAATAACAAAAATTTATACTTCTACACGATTCTTGTTATCCCAATCATTCACCTGAGTTAGGATATAACGAGTTTTTTTGTTGAGTGTTTAGAAACAAAAAAAAGAGAGGCAACCACTTTATTCCTCtcctagtttaaaaaaaaaaaagtgtcttTAATTGTTTCATTCATGCCTTAATTTAATTGCTTGTATGAGCAAGAAGCTGTGTCCTTGCTCTCATGATGGAAGAGCATGCAATTTAATTGTTCTTTTGCAATCAATAAAAACTTGGCTGCTCTTCCACGCAAAGGCTTGGTATGGGGCATTACTTGTGCACTTAAATAGGCGATGAAGGGATTAATTCCTCTGCACTCATGGCAAGCAAAGAGACAGAGATCAACTTAAACTAAAGCTCACAATTATGTTCTTGATCACACTTGCCAAAAGTACAGGGAAACCAAATTCAGGAACTGCTGTGTTTGATATATGGCATCAAATTAAGCTTTCCTCTTCAGTTTCTGTAATGTCACGTGTTAATAGAGTTCGTATAGTAAAGTTGAAAGATCCTTAGCTACTTAGGTATATATAACTTAAATCCCCATATATAGGCATAGCTGGTCCTGATACAAATCATGAGGGTTGAGGTCCCGTAACTGTATTAACTATATAACTAGATAGTTGTGTAGTTTTCTTGAGAAATAAGGTAAGAAAATGGTGGTCACTAAAAATGCATGCATGTACCACTTACTTTGTGGCCACTTCCATAGTGTTTGTAATCAGTTTGTGACCACTTGCATTAATGCTCTGTGATCATGTCTCTTACATGGAACGGTACTTCATACAATATGTGTCTACAGTCTATTATGTTCATTTGAATTACTTGTGCAACATAGTGGCTGAAATAAGAATGTGTACTTAATAGTGACAGCATAATGTGTACTTAATCATATATAATAAAAAACCATGCACACTTAAAACTTTAAAATACAGTATAAAAATTTGCATTCATGAGAATAATATTTAGTTCATACAA includes these proteins:
- the LOC122014995 gene encoding protein LOL2-like, encoding MQSQIVCCGCRSVLLYPRGSMEVRCAICSTVTRAAPGMDMAQLLCCGCRTMLMYARGATSVRCSCCNTINHTISANQVSHVNCGNCRTTLMYPYGASSVKCAICHYITNVGMPNMRIPAPEAPRPNETAPIRPSTSHSSRVPNTTVVVENPMTVDESGKLVSNVVVGVTTGKK
- the LOC122014987 gene encoding patatin-like protein 3, whose protein sequence is MAFIDADKLSYEIFSFLESKFLFASSTAASLEKSGGSGGRIRVLSIDGGDRPSDVLLAAAALDRLESSLRRHTGEPSARVADLFDVAAGSGAGGVLAAMLFTRGHDGLPLFSAADALRLLVSESRRRRGRGFASSRGGLFRGVFRRPGGFFRRVFGDATLRDAIKPILIPCYDLATGAPFLFSRTDAVEADGFDFRMWEACAATCADSAPVEMQSVDGRTRVAAVGGGVAMANPTAAAITHVLHNKQEFPFAEGMAGLLVLSLGTAPTEPSPIGAAELLRIAAEGVADMVDQAVAMAFGHCRANNYIRIQANNLMSGNCTPTNFMRTAEDILSQRNVESLLFRGKKLSEQSNADKLDRFGMELMMEEERRKKSPIPVVVIKQAMTPRTSSATTITTTVATTATTMSPVH